One part of the Brevundimonas subvibrioides ATCC 15264 genome encodes these proteins:
- a CDS encoding TetR/AcrR family transcriptional regulator, with product MSFVACRPRNAAATREAILTAATRRFTAESYDQVGIRDVAGEVGVDPALISRYFGSKEELFRAVIDDCGSGTDITEGDRATFGERMAHEIVYGERKESKLAWLLLMLRSASSPKATEVIQRASNECFFDPFVTWMGGEDAALRVRIAAGLMMGLTVSRDLSGLNMAPDECERLKGRIARILQDLVDG from the coding sequence TTGAGTTTCGTCGCCTGCCGACCACGAAACGCTGCCGCGACGCGGGAAGCCATACTGACTGCAGCGACCCGCCGCTTCACGGCCGAGAGCTACGACCAGGTCGGCATACGCGACGTGGCCGGCGAGGTCGGCGTCGATCCGGCCCTGATCTCACGGTACTTCGGGTCCAAGGAAGAACTGTTCCGCGCGGTCATCGACGACTGCGGCAGCGGCACCGACATCACGGAAGGCGACCGGGCCACCTTCGGCGAGCGCATGGCGCACGAGATCGTCTACGGCGAGCGCAAGGAGAGCAAGCTGGCCTGGCTGCTGCTGATGCTGCGCTCGGCCTCGTCGCCCAAGGCCACCGAAGTCATCCAGCGGGCTTCGAACGAATGTTTCTTCGATCCCTTCGTGACCTGGATGGGCGGCGAGGATGCGGCCCTTCGCGTAAGGATCGCCGCCGGGTTGATGATGGGCCTGACGGTCAGCCGGGATCTGTCCGGACTGAACATGGCCCCCGACGAATGCGAGCGCCTGAAGGGCCGGATCGCGCGGATCCTGCAGGACCTCGTCGACGGCTGA
- a CDS encoding M1 family metallopeptidase translates to MRGLFLAAMSLVAALSAGAASAQVSVGPVQQTTGTFEDKFRQFEGEDWPTPTDYRSASGAPGFRYWQQKVDYDIDVSLNEATRTLTGTETVTYTNNSPDRLGYLWLLLDQQNYRRASMAERTRTVGSDTTLSVNEVVRVQRFQEWEGGFNDLKITGSDGQDLPFSITDSLLRIELPQTLGTGESFTFTISFTLPLPETNVVGGRSGYECFTKAWEDGNCIFLAAQWFPRLAVYSDYEGWHNAQFLGSGEFTLEFGDYNVSITAPADHQVSATGALQNLDVLTAAQRQRLDQARTADEPVYIVTPAEAAAAEASPARSGTRTWTFAAENVRDFAFASSRKFIWDAMGVEQDSAEHPVVMAMSFFPKEARPLWDAWSTKAVAHTLDVYNQFSITYPYPTAQSVNGPVGGMEYPMITFNGPRPLRGDDGSLTYSERTKAGLIGVIIHEVGHTYFPMIINSDERQWTWMDEGLNSFLQYQAEKLWDADFPARGEPRQIIEYMISENQVPVMTQSDSILQFGNNAYAKPATALNILRETVMGRELFDRAFREYAQRWAFKRPTPYDFFRTMEESSGMDLDWFWRGWFYSTDHVDISLDNVIAVSLESQDPEDRARAASARFEAEPESRTVVNNRGIQTVTERDPSVRDYYDETDAFTVTASQRRDAARARTAAEADANRRQALTFDDNVYRFTFSNRGGLVMPVILKLNWSDGSDEIVRIPAEVWRRNSQTVTWQHVSSRTLVSAEVDPLWETADANRANNGFPQSIQPSLVPLAPQGPQGSNRMRDDDRRVTPDSLRPRTVTP, encoded by the coding sequence ATGCGTGGACTGTTTCTGGCGGCGATGAGTCTGGTCGCGGCCCTGTCGGCCGGAGCCGCCTCTGCCCAGGTCAGCGTCGGGCCCGTGCAGCAGACGACGGGCACCTTCGAGGACAAGTTCCGCCAGTTCGAGGGCGAGGACTGGCCCACCCCGACCGACTATCGCAGCGCATCCGGCGCGCCGGGTTTCCGCTACTGGCAGCAGAAGGTCGACTACGACATCGACGTCTCGCTGAACGAGGCGACGCGGACCCTGACCGGGACCGAGACCGTCACCTATACGAACAACTCTCCCGACCGGCTGGGCTATCTCTGGCTACTGCTGGATCAGCAGAACTACCGCCGGGCCTCGATGGCCGAGCGCACCCGCACGGTGGGATCCGACACGACCCTGTCCGTGAACGAGGTGGTTCGGGTGCAGCGCTTCCAGGAGTGGGAAGGCGGTTTCAACGACCTCAAGATCACGGGGTCGGACGGTCAGGACCTGCCGTTCTCGATCACCGACTCCCTGCTGCGGATCGAGCTGCCGCAGACCCTGGGGACCGGCGAGAGCTTCACCTTCACCATCTCTTTCACCCTGCCGCTGCCCGAGACCAATGTCGTCGGCGGCCGCAGCGGCTATGAGTGTTTCACCAAGGCCTGGGAGGACGGCAACTGCATCTTCCTGGCCGCCCAGTGGTTCCCGCGCCTGGCCGTCTATTCCGACTACGAGGGCTGGCATAACGCCCAGTTCCTGGGATCCGGCGAGTTCACGCTGGAGTTCGGCGACTACAACGTCTCGATCACGGCCCCCGCCGACCACCAGGTCTCGGCCACCGGCGCGCTGCAGAACCTCGACGTTCTGACCGCTGCCCAGCGGCAACGGCTGGACCAGGCCCGCACCGCCGATGAGCCGGTCTATATCGTGACCCCGGCCGAGGCTGCTGCCGCCGAGGCCAGCCCGGCCCGCTCCGGCACCCGCACCTGGACCTTTGCGGCCGAGAACGTGCGCGACTTCGCCTTCGCCTCCAGCCGCAAATTCATCTGGGACGCCATGGGCGTAGAACAGGACAGCGCCGAACACCCGGTGGTCATGGCCATGTCCTTCTTCCCCAAGGAAGCCCGGCCCCTGTGGGACGCCTGGTCGACCAAGGCGGTGGCCCATACGCTGGACGTCTACAACCAGTTCTCGATCACCTATCCCTATCCCACGGCCCAGTCGGTCAACGGCCCGGTCGGGGGGATGGAGTATCCGATGATCACCTTCAACGGGCCGCGCCCGCTGCGGGGCGACGACGGCAGCCTGACGTATTCGGAGCGGACCAAGGCCGGGCTGATCGGCGTGATCATCCATGAGGTCGGTCACACCTACTTCCCGATGATCATCAACTCCGACGAACGCCAGTGGACCTGGATGGACGAGGGGCTGAACAGCTTCCTGCAGTATCAGGCCGAGAAGCTGTGGGACGCCGACTTTCCGGCCCGGGGCGAGCCGCGCCAGATCATCGAATACATGATCTCGGAAAACCAGGTGCCGGTCATGACCCAGTCGGACAGCATCCTGCAGTTCGGCAACAACGCCTATGCCAAGCCGGCCACCGCCCTGAACATCCTGCGCGAGACCGTCATGGGTCGCGAGCTGTTCGATCGGGCCTTCCGCGAGTACGCCCAGCGCTGGGCCTTCAAGCGGCCGACTCCCTACGACTTCTTCCGCACCATGGAAGAGTCGTCGGGCATGGACCTCGACTGGTTCTGGCGCGGCTGGTTCTATTCGACCGACCACGTGGATATCTCGCTCGACAACGTTATCGCCGTGTCGCTGGAATCGCAGGACCCCGAGGACCGCGCCCGCGCGGCCAGCGCGCGGTTCGAGGCCGAGCCGGAATCGCGCACCGTGGTCAACAACCGCGGCATCCAGACCGTCACCGAGCGCGATCCCTCGGTCCGCGACTATTACGACGAGACCGACGCCTTCACCGTGACCGCCAGCCAGCGCCGGGATGCCGCACGGGCCCGCACGGCCGCCGAGGCCGACGCCAACCGCCGCCAGGCGCTGACTTTCGACGACAACGTCTATCGCTTCACCTTCTCCAACCGGGGCGGGCTGGTGATGCCGGTGATCCTGAAGCTGAACTGGTCGGACGGGTCCGACGAGATCGTCCGCATCCCGGCCGAGGTCTGGCGCCGCAACAGCCAGACCGTGACGTGGCAGCATGTGTCGTCCAGGACCCTGGTCTCGGCCGAGGTCGATCCCCTGTGGGAGACCGCCGACGCCAACCGCGCCAACAACGGCTTCCCGCAATCGATCCAGCCGAGCCTGGTCCCCCTGGCACCGCAAGGACCGCAGGGCTCCAACCGCATGCGCGACGACGACCGCCGGGTGACGCCCGACAGCCTGCGTCCCCGCACGGTGACGCCATGA
- a CDS encoding efflux RND transporter permease subunit: MNISRFFIDRPIFAAVLSVFITLVGIFAYPLLPLAQYPEIAPPTITINTAYSGASAETLAETVAAPIEQEVNGVEGMLYLSSSSTSDGTVSITVTFQPGTDLDNAQVLVQNRVALAEPRLPEAVRQVGVIVNKQESGFLMILGLTSPGDVLNSDYIGNYATSTLRDRLLRIEGVGNVTVFGGGNYSMRVWIDPAKAAARGLNASDITTALRGQNIQAAAGSIGQPPFTTNAAAFQQPIQVQGRLSTPEEFSEIVIKTDAEGRVTRIRDVARVELGAQDYGIQGYFDGVRGVGIAIVQQPGANALGTAERVLAEVEKLKTEAPQGLSIGVPYNPTEFVAASVESVQHTLIEAVILVVLVVLIFLQSWRAAIIPIVAIPIALVATFAVQLALGYSINSLSLLALVLAVGIVVDDAIVVVENVERYVREGLSPKEAAYKSMEEVSGALIAIGLVLVSVFIPTMFVPGIPGIFYRQFAVTIAAASVVSLFVSLTLSPAMAALLLKPHKPHDEDKPRSRSAFGQAKYYVGFAGRKFNEGFDWLSDKYGRLTARLIRTVAVVLVVYVGLLGLTAWRLIDTPSGFIPDQDQGFLIGVVQLPAGSSLERTNAVMDNARKIIEGTEGVDGTVAFAGLDGTSFSFGSNAATIFVRLNDYEDRTTRETTATALAGAITGAASGIQNANIFVIAPPAVQGLGTGNGFAMMIQDTSAAGYGALEGATYAMMGAAAQAPTEVTQVFSTYNTASPRIEADVDRDRALMMGVQPSAVFETMGIYLGSSYVNDFNMLGRTFRVTAQAEPAYRDDLADIGNLKVRSSSGAMVPLGSVATLRESAGPSRIVRYNLFPAAELQGQGAAGVSSGSALTIMEDMAAKALPPGFSYEWTGLAYQEKQAAGGATIIFVVAVLLVFLVLAAQYEAFTLPLAVILIVPMCLLAAMLGVNALGLDNNILVQVGLVVLIALAAKNAILIVEFAKQQEEHGMDRWDAAVAAARIRLRPILMTSFAFILGVLPLVLADGAGAEMRQSLGAAVFFGMIGVTVFGLLFTPVFYVICRGLAARIPHQPSKTDLHGTDRPHGDRAPVSDHPLPAATSPRTGDAL; the protein is encoded by the coding sequence ATGAATATTTCCCGCTTCTTCATCGACCGGCCGATCTTCGCGGCCGTGCTGTCGGTGTTCATCACCCTGGTCGGCATCTTCGCCTATCCGCTGCTGCCGCTGGCCCAGTACCCGGAGATCGCGCCGCCCACGATCACCATCAACACCGCCTATTCCGGGGCCTCGGCCGAGACCCTGGCCGAGACGGTCGCCGCGCCCATCGAGCAGGAGGTCAACGGCGTCGAGGGAATGCTCTACCTGTCGTCGTCGTCCACCTCCGACGGGACGGTGTCGATCACCGTGACGTTCCAGCCCGGCACCGATCTGGATAATGCCCAGGTGCTGGTCCAGAACCGTGTCGCCCTGGCCGAACCCCGCCTGCCCGAGGCCGTGCGCCAGGTCGGCGTGATCGTGAACAAGCAGGAATCCGGCTTCCTGATGATCCTGGGCCTGACCTCGCCCGGCGACGTGCTGAACAGCGATTATATCGGCAACTATGCCACCTCGACCCTGCGCGACCGCCTGCTGCGGATCGAGGGCGTGGGCAACGTCACCGTCTTCGGCGGTGGCAACTATTCGATGCGGGTGTGGATCGACCCGGCCAAGGCCGCCGCGCGCGGCCTGAACGCCTCCGACATCACCACCGCCTTGCGTGGCCAGAACATCCAGGCCGCCGCCGGTTCGATCGGCCAGCCGCCCTTCACCACCAATGCCGCCGCCTTCCAACAGCCGATCCAGGTCCAGGGTCGCCTGTCGACGCCCGAGGAATTCTCCGAGATCGTCATCAAGACCGACGCCGAGGGTCGCGTCACGCGCATCCGCGACGTCGCCCGCGTCGAGCTGGGCGCGCAGGACTACGGCATCCAGGGCTATTTCGACGGCGTGCGCGGCGTCGGTATCGCCATCGTCCAGCAGCCGGGGGCCAACGCCCTGGGCACAGCGGAGCGCGTGCTGGCCGAGGTCGAGAAGCTGAAGACCGAAGCGCCCCAGGGCCTGAGCATCGGTGTCCCCTACAACCCGACGGAGTTCGTCGCGGCCTCCGTGGAATCCGTGCAGCACACGCTGATCGAGGCGGTCATCCTGGTCGTTCTGGTCGTGCTGATCTTCCTGCAGTCGTGGCGCGCCGCGATCATCCCGATCGTCGCCATCCCGATCGCGCTGGTGGCCACCTTCGCGGTGCAGCTGGCGCTCGGCTATTCGATCAACTCCCTTTCCCTGCTGGCCCTGGTGCTGGCGGTGGGGATCGTGGTCGATGACGCCATCGTCGTAGTCGAGAACGTCGAGCGATACGTCCGCGAAGGCCTCAGTCCGAAGGAGGCCGCCTACAAATCCATGGAAGAAGTGTCCGGGGCCCTGATCGCCATCGGTCTGGTTCTGGTGTCCGTGTTCATCCCGACCATGTTCGTGCCGGGCATTCCCGGGATCTTCTATCGCCAGTTCGCGGTGACGATCGCGGCGGCCTCGGTCGTGTCGCTGTTCGTGTCCCTGACCCTGTCGCCGGCCATGGCCGCCCTGCTGCTGAAGCCGCACAAGCCGCACGACGAGGATAAGCCCCGCTCGCGTTCGGCCTTCGGACAGGCGAAATACTACGTCGGTTTCGCCGGCCGGAAGTTCAACGAGGGCTTCGACTGGCTTTCGGACAAGTACGGTCGTCTGACGGCCCGCCTGATCCGCACCGTCGCCGTGGTTCTGGTCGTTTACGTCGGCCTGCTGGGCCTGACCGCCTGGCGCCTGATCGACACCCCGTCCGGCTTCATCCCGGACCAGGACCAGGGCTTCCTGATCGGCGTCGTCCAGCTGCCCGCCGGGTCGTCGCTGGAACGCACCAACGCCGTGATGGACAATGCCCGCAAGATCATCGAGGGCACCGAGGGCGTCGACGGCACCGTGGCCTTCGCCGGTCTCGACGGCACCAGCTTCTCGTTCGGATCCAACGCCGCAACCATCTTCGTTCGCCTGAACGACTATGAGGACCGGACGACGCGCGAGACCACGGCCACGGCCCTGGCCGGCGCGATCACCGGCGCTGCGTCCGGCATCCAGAACGCCAACATCTTCGTCATCGCGCCCCCGGCCGTTCAGGGCCTGGGCACCGGCAACGGCTTCGCCATGATGATCCAGGACACCTCGGCCGCCGGCTACGGCGCGCTGGAGGGGGCGACCTACGCGATGATGGGGGCCGCGGCCCAGGCCCCGACCGAGGTCACGCAGGTCTTCTCGACCTACAACACCGCCTCCCCGCGCATCGAGGCCGACGTCGACCGCGACCGGGCCCTGATGATGGGAGTCCAGCCTTCGGCCGTGTTCGAGACCATGGGCATCTATCTGGGCTCGTCCTACGTCAACGACTTCAACATGCTAGGCAGGACCTTCCGCGTCACCGCCCAGGCCGAGCCGGCCTATCGCGACGACCTGGCCGACATCGGCAATCTGAAGGTCCGCTCGTCCTCGGGGGCCATGGTGCCTCTGGGGTCGGTGGCCACCCTGCGCGAAAGCGCCGGTCCGTCCCGGATCGTCCGCTACAACCTGTTCCCGGCCGCCGAGCTGCAGGGCCAGGGCGCGGCGGGCGTCTCGTCCGGCTCGGCCCTGACGATCATGGAAGACATGGCCGCCAAGGCCCTGCCCCCCGGATTCTCGTACGAATGGACCGGGCTGGCCTATCAGGAGAAACAGGCCGCAGGCGGCGCGACGATCATCTTCGTGGTCGCGGTGCTGCTGGTCTTCCTGGTGCTGGCGGCCCAGTACGAGGCCTTCACCCTGCCTCTGGCCGTCATCCTGATCGTGCCCATGTGTCTGCTGGCCGCCATGCTGGGGGTCAACGCGCTCGGGCTGGACAACAACATCCTGGTCCAGGTGGGGCTGGTGGTGCTGATCGCGCTTGCGGCCAAGAACGCCATCCTGATCGTGGAGTTCGCCAAGCAGCAGGAAGAGCATGGCATGGATCGCTGGGACGCCGCCGTCGCGGCCGCCCGGATCCGCCTGCGGCCCATCCTCATGACGTCCTTCGCCTTCATCCTCGGCGTGCTGCCGCTGGTGCTGGCCGATGGCGCGGGCGCGGAGATGCGCCAGTCCCTCGGGGCGGCGGTGTTCTTCGGCATGATCGGGGTGACCGTTTTCGGCCTGCTGTTCACACCGGTCTTCTATGTGATCTGCCGGGGGCTGGCCGCGCGCATCCCCCATCAACCCTCGAAGACGGACCTGCACGGTACCGACCGCCCCCATGGTGATCGCGCCCCCGTTTCCGACCACCCTCTGCCGGCGGCCACGTCGCCGCGCACGGGAGACGCCCTATGA
- a CDS encoding efflux RND transporter periplasmic adaptor subunit: MRRLKIVAVSVLVTGALYGCSQKSEAQGPPPAAPVTVAVPLAERVVDWDDLTGRFEATSQVEVRARVGGFIQGVHFRDGDYVRRGQLLFTLDPRPAQAQLAAARAALTQAEAQLALARTNLTRSEGLLASQAVSQAEVDTNSGAVQTAQAAVASAQAAVRARQLDVEFTRVTAPASGRVSDRRVDPGNVVAGGSSAADVLTTIVSSSPIYFVFDGSEALLLKYQRDARAGRSAPVRIRLQDESDFSRAGTLDFTDNAIDPASGTIRLRAVIPNADGFLKPGMFAQGRVAGAGAYDALLVPDSAIGTDQARRVVSVVNADGTVTPTPVQLGPLVDGLRVVRSGLQPTDRIIIDGLQRAMPGMKVAPTNGRIARQPRQESTPTTTAPPAATGTSATALTQSVAVGD, translated from the coding sequence ATGCGCAGGCTGAAGATTGTTGCCGTGTCCGTCCTCGTGACGGGCGCGCTGTATGGCTGTTCGCAAAAATCCGAGGCGCAGGGGCCCCCGCCCGCTGCGCCCGTGACTGTGGCCGTGCCGCTGGCCGAACGCGTCGTCGACTGGGACGACCTGACCGGCCGGTTCGAGGCGACCTCCCAGGTCGAGGTGCGCGCCCGCGTCGGCGGCTTCATCCAGGGCGTCCACTTCCGTGACGGCGACTATGTACGGCGGGGCCAGCTGCTGTTCACCCTCGATCCCCGCCCGGCCCAGGCCCAGCTGGCCGCTGCCCGCGCGGCCCTGACCCAGGCCGAGGCGCAGCTCGCCCTGGCCCGCACCAACCTGACCCGGTCCGAAGGCCTTCTGGCCAGCCAGGCCGTCAGCCAGGCCGAGGTCGACACCAACTCGGGCGCCGTACAGACCGCCCAGGCCGCCGTCGCCTCGGCCCAGGCCGCCGTCCGCGCGCGTCAGCTGGACGTCGAGTTCACCCGCGTCACGGCGCCGGCCTCGGGCCGGGTCTCGGACCGTCGCGTCGATCCGGGCAACGTCGTCGCCGGCGGATCGTCTGCTGCAGACGTGCTGACCACCATCGTGTCCTCCTCGCCCATCTACTTCGTGTTCGACGGCTCCGAGGCCCTGCTGCTGAAGTACCAGCGCGACGCCCGCGCCGGACGCTCGGCCCCGGTCCGCATCCGGCTTCAGGACGAGAGCGACTTCAGTCGCGCGGGCACCCTGGACTTCACCGACAACGCCATCGACCCGGCCTCGGGCACGATCCGCCTGCGCGCTGTCATTCCCAACGCGGACGGCTTCCTGAAGCCCGGCATGTTCGCCCAGGGACGCGTCGCCGGAGCCGGGGCCTATGACGCCCTGCTGGTGCCGGATTCGGCCATCGGGACGGATCAGGCCCGCCGGGTCGTCTCGGTCGTCAACGCAGACGGCACCGTGACGCCGACGCCGGTCCAGCTCGGACCGCTGGTCGATGGTCTCCGTGTCGTGCGGTCGGGCCTCCAGCCCACGGACCGCATCATCATCGACGGCTTGCAGCGCGCCATGCCCGGCATGAAGGTCGCACCGACCAACGGTCGGATCGCGCGCCAGCCTCGTCAGGAAAGCACGCCCACGACCACCGCGCCGCCCGCTGCGACCGGAACCTCCGCCACCGCCCTGACGCAATCCGTCGCCGTGGGCGACTGA
- a CDS encoding efflux transporter outer membrane subunit produces MMSTRLRPLLTACAASALMAACAVGPKAPDAPLPPLASGAFVSSPLGSATGATTSAEARSDWWRLYADPTLDGLIEQAFAQNNQLEAAVANLRAVRASLSEARSGLLPTTGTSASATRSQSSSATAQGLPAGQDAPEIDIYDVGLDASYEIDLFGRVASTIRAARADADAQAAALDIIRVSVAAETTRAYADACSANAQIAVAERTLSLQQNTADLTRRLLEGGAGTALDTSRAQAQLASTRAQLPSLRAQRDGALFRLATLTGVTPAEASTAARACMRPPQLTQPIPVGDGAALLARRPDIRQAERTLAAAAARVNVATAALFPTISLGGSIGSTALDASDLSDDSSYRFSFGPLISWSFPNVLAARARIEAADARTDAALATFDQTVLSALEETETALTNYANELDRRAALTEARDQAANASRLARLRFDAGADSLFTVLDAQRTEATADAALAQSDALVTTYQIALFKALAGGWDQTEG; encoded by the coding sequence ATGATGTCGACCAGACTTCGCCCCCTCCTGACCGCCTGCGCGGCCTCCGCCCTGATGGCGGCGTGCGCGGTCGGGCCGAAGGCGCCCGACGCCCCTCTCCCCCCCCTCGCGTCGGGTGCCTTCGTAAGTTCGCCGCTCGGGTCCGCCACCGGCGCGACCACGTCGGCGGAGGCCCGCAGCGACTGGTGGCGGCTCTATGCCGACCCCACCCTGGACGGGCTGATCGAACAGGCCTTCGCGCAGAACAACCAGCTGGAAGCCGCCGTCGCCAACCTGCGCGCCGTCCGCGCCAGCCTGTCGGAAGCGCGGTCAGGCCTGCTGCCCACCACCGGCACCTCGGCCTCGGCGACGCGCAGCCAGTCCTCGAGCGCCACGGCGCAAGGCCTGCCCGCCGGGCAGGATGCGCCAGAGATCGACATCTATGACGTCGGCCTCGACGCCTCCTACGAGATCGACCTGTTCGGCCGCGTCGCCTCGACCATCCGCGCCGCCCGCGCCGATGCCGATGCCCAGGCCGCTGCGCTGGATATCATCCGCGTCTCGGTGGCGGCAGAAACCACGCGCGCCTACGCCGACGCCTGCTCGGCCAATGCCCAGATCGCGGTGGCCGAGCGCACCCTGAGCCTGCAGCAGAACACCGCCGACCTGACCCGGCGGCTGCTGGAAGGTGGGGCCGGGACCGCCCTCGACACGTCCCGCGCCCAGGCCCAGCTGGCCTCGACGCGCGCCCAGCTTCCCAGCCTGCGGGCCCAGCGCGACGGGGCCCTGTTCCGCCTCGCCACCCTGACCGGCGTGACCCCGGCCGAGGCCAGCACGGCCGCGCGCGCCTGCATGCGTCCGCCCCAGCTGACCCAGCCGATCCCGGTCGGCGACGGTGCCGCCCTGCTGGCCCGTCGCCCGGATATCCGTCAGGCGGAGCGTACCCTGGCCGCCGCCGCTGCCCGCGTGAACGTCGCCACCGCGGCGCTCTTTCCGACCATCTCGCTGGGCGGCTCTATCGGGTCGACGGCCCTGGACGCCTCGGACCTCAGCGACGACAGCTCCTACCGCTTCTCGTTCGGACCGTTGATCAGCTGGAGCTTCCCCAACGTCCTGGCTGCGCGCGCCCGGATCGAGGCGGCGGATGCCCGGACCGATGCCGCCCTGGCCACCTTCGACCAGACTGTCCTGTCCGCGCTGGAAGAGACCGAAACGGCCCTGACCAACTACGCCAACGAACTGGACCGCCGCGCGGCCCTGACCGAGGCACGCGACCAGGCCGCCAACGCGTCGCGTCTGGCCCGTCTGCGGTTCGACGCCGGGGCCGACAGCCTGTTCACCGTGCTGGACGCCCAGCGCACCGAGGCCACCGCCGACGCCGCCCTGGCTCAGTCGGATGCCCTGGTGACCACCTACCAGATCGCCCTATTCAAGGCGCTGGCCGGCGGCTGGGATCAGACCGAAGGCTGA
- a CDS encoding NAD(P)-dependent oxidoreductase produces MQQKGPTGPTGFVVQPRRLPKAEASVRVQDFGEIIIKPTPENLETQAGRCTDCGVPFCQTACPLQNNIPDWLGLSAENELREAWKIASATSTMPEICGRICPQDRLCEGSCTLNQSGWEAVTIGSVEAFIGDTAFDNGWVEPIRPLHERPESVGIVGAGPAGMAAADRLREQGYQVTVYDRHDRPGGLLIYGIPGFKLEKRVVQRRIDRLIDGGVTFVTNCDVGKDITLADLRGKHDAVLLAMGVYQARALQVPGAGPGDTLPALDFLIHQNRRDLGEADDDTGHHARGRNVVVIGGGDTAMDCVRTAIRQGAESVTCLYRRDRENMPGSAREVLNAEEEGIHFEWLGAPKALMSRDGSVSAVRAARMALSEPEFGKRREIVPVPGADFDLKADLVIEALGFEPEAFAAHHDELSLTEWNTVATARSGFATSLPGVYAAGDAVRGASLVVWAVRDGQDAAAEIDRYLKARTEEQAA; encoded by the coding sequence ATGCAACAGAAAGGCCCTACCGGACCCACCGGGTTCGTCGTTCAACCGCGCCGCCTGCCCAAGGCGGAAGCGTCCGTGCGCGTGCAGGATTTCGGCGAGATCATCATCAAACCGACGCCCGAGAACCTCGAGACCCAGGCCGGTCGCTGCACCGACTGCGGCGTGCCCTTCTGCCAGACCGCCTGTCCGCTGCAGAACAACATCCCCGACTGGCTGGGCCTGTCGGCCGAGAATGAGCTGCGCGAGGCGTGGAAGATCGCGTCGGCCACCTCGACCATGCCCGAGATCTGTGGCCGCATCTGTCCGCAGGACCGTCTGTGCGAGGGCTCCTGCACCCTGAACCAGTCCGGGTGGGAAGCCGTGACCATCGGCTCGGTCGAGGCCTTCATCGGCGACACCGCCTTCGACAACGGCTGGGTGGAGCCGATCCGCCCCCTGCACGAGCGCCCCGAGAGCGTCGGCATCGTCGGGGCCGGGCCCGCCGGCATGGCCGCCGCCGACCGGCTGCGCGAGCAGGGCTATCAGGTCACCGTCTATGACCGCCACGACCGCCCCGGCGGCCTGCTGATCTATGGCATTCCCGGGTTCAAGCTGGAGAAGCGCGTCGTCCAGCGCCGGATTGACCGGCTGATCGACGGCGGCGTGACCTTCGTGACGAACTGCGACGTCGGCAAGGACATCACGCTGGCAGACCTGCGCGGCAAGCATGATGCCGTCCTGCTGGCCATGGGCGTCTATCAGGCCCGGGCGCTGCAGGTGCCGGGGGCGGGTCCGGGCGACACCCTGCCCGCGCTCGACTTCCTGATCCACCAGAACCGCCGCGACCTCGGCGAGGCCGACGACGACACCGGCCACCACGCCCGCGGCCGCAACGTCGTCGTCATCGGCGGGGGCGACACGGCCATGGACTGCGTCCGCACCGCGATCCGCCAGGGCGCAGAGAGCGTCACCTGCCTGTACCGCCGCGACCGCGAGAACATGCCCGGCTCAGCCCGCGAGGTCCTGAACGCCGAGGAAGAGGGCATCCACTTCGAATGGCTGGGCGCGCCCAAGGCCCTGATGTCGCGCGACGGATCCGTGTCCGCCGTCCGGGCCGCCCGCATGGCCCTGTCGGAGCCGGAGTTCGGCAAGCGCCGCGAGATCGTGCCGGTGCCGGGGGCCGACTTCGACCTGAAGGCTGACCTCGTCATCGAGGCCCTGGGCTTCGAGCCGGAGGCCTTCGCCGCCCATCACGACGAACTCAGCCTGACCGAATGGAACACGGTGGCCACCGCCCGGTCGGGCTTCGCCACCAGTCTGCCCGGCGTCTATGCGGCGGGGGACGCCGTCCGCGGCGCCTCGCTCGTCGTCTGGGCCGTGCGCGACGGCCAGGACGCCGCCGCCGAGATCGACCGTTATCTGAAGGCCCGCACCGAGGAGCAGGCCGCATGA